The Oncorhynchus keta strain PuntledgeMale-10-30-2019 chromosome 28, Oket_V2, whole genome shotgun sequence DNA segment aattaacatggagatatggccaTGTAGGAACACTAACCCTATCAAGGTGTGTATCAATTTAAACTTTTGTTATAAAATATATGTATTGCTGATATGAAAGAAAAGGTCCTTACGCTTCCCGAAACTGTAGTTTTTGTCTTTTACATTTGATTTTGTACACCaatttcaaacagctgaaaagacAATATTTGTTGTTAATGAGAATATATTCCACAGTGGTTTAATTGTACAATGAttacttgttttgtcacatatacTGAAATTAGGCAGacttagaattttagcaaccatgAAATGGAGGAGCGGTTTCTGTATGTTGCACCTTTAATTTTAAAGTCAATCTTAAATCTCAGGAACTAGCCAGGAATATGCATACCATCAAATAGCGGATCATAAAACATAAACAGTGGAGCAAATCCCTTCATTACATTTTCACATGGCTACTACAGGTTAGAATATttgcacctatttcagtccaagttgAGCACTGCCAGTAACTGTATGCAATATTCTACTATATGCGGCATAAGTGTAAACCATCTTTGCTATAGCTTTCAGCCAGCTGTAGACGTGGAAAGATGCGGGTCATAGACACCCTGGAGAACTTTGAGATCTACATCCCCAAAGAGGCAGAGGTGAAAATCACCTCTATTCTGACTCTGCCAACCTCCATCTTGAGAAGGATGGGAGTGCCCCACTCTCAGGGTGGCAGTGCAAAGAGAATTTCCTCGCCTTTGGCCACGTGGATCTCGCCAGTGGTCATCCGAGAGAGAGGCTGTTCACCGGCCAGCCCCACAGTGGATACAGCCAAGATTAACCTGACCTCAATGGTGACCAAGGAACCCAAGGCAGCCCAGGGTCCCTTCTTGATCCCATTCGTCTCCTCCAGCGGCACAGCCTTCAATGTCCTCAGGGAGTTCTTGCCCTCCAGACAGAACTTCCAGCAGGGTACTGACGCCCAGATTGACCCCCTCCCTCATGGCCTGCCCCCTGTCCCCCACCAGGATGCCATCATCATCCACAAGGGGAGGATCTTCCTGTCAATCAAGAAAGCAAAGACTATCAGAGGAAAGAGACAGCACAGCCCTGACCTGAATAACTTGTCTTCCGAAGCCCCTCAGACCACACAGCGACAACTGATCTTCCTCTCACCTGCCAGGAAGAGCCAGAAGAAGGTAAGACCCTGCCATCTCCTGCTATCCTTACTGTTTCTCCCTCCTGACTGTACCCCATGCTCTTGAGAAATGTCTGCTTATGTATGTTAATATGAGACTTGAAACGGTTTGTGATATCAACATGATCTACTTGCTTGAAACTAGACGTCCTTGTGAGGTGTATATTTTTGCAGAAAGCTGAATTCCTGTATTTTGATCTCTTCCCCACCCCCTTTGCTTACCACCTCAGTCCTGCCCCGCATCTCCAAAGCCGTCTCCTAAAAAGCCCCAGGGGAAGTGGGCATTGCTGCAGAGGTTCGGCCTGACCCACCAAGTCCAGGTGAAGTTGTCCAGAATCCCCCAGGGGGACATTGAGCCACAGCAGACTGCCGAACAGGGTCACTCAGCGGAAGAGGATCATAACACAGAGCAAGTGGGTACTATTGCTATTGTGTCAGCTGTGCCATAGCATGTCAGTAGCAGATGTGTATGTGATATGAATCTCCTTGGAACGTCATTATTTATTTTGCTGATCAATTAATATCTTATAACTTGGCAAATAAATAATTAGAACATGGACAGCCTATTTCCACCTTGTGGTATTTGTGCTGTAGTTAATAAAGGCTAGGTTGAGATGAATATATGCTGCTGATATACCCCACAAAGGTAGTCGGTCACTTATCAGACTTTAAATATAgctatttttgttgttgcttttttAGCCTGTTGGTAAAGTTTCCAGGGAGATGTCCTTTAACACATGTGAGAATTGTATAATTGTACATCTCCTCTCATAGAGAATAAGAAAACTGTCAATGTTAATTCCTGTCTCTAcctattttctttttttttcccACCATAGGATCAAGTCATACGGAAGTTATTGAACGCCAACAGGTTGTTAAAGGAGACACCTGGCAGATGTCCTGAACAGGAGATGGAGTTGGTGACTCAAGAGGAAAACAAGCCTTTGAATGAGGAGACCCAAGAATCATTATCAAAAACAGCAAATCGGCACCCTTACTCAAGCGAAGGCTTTCAGGCCAGAGGTGGGATTACCAGTGAGACAGATGATGATGCTGAGGAGGAGCCTGAGGAAGAGGGATGTCACAATTTGGGTAGTGTCAAACAACGACGAGTTGAGGACAAAGGTAAGAGTGGGGCAGAGGGCCAAGCCACCAATGGGGATGAGTCTGAGGTGGAAGATCTCTCTGTTACGGCTGTTGCTTTGAGTGACAGCTTACCTCCACCAGAGGCCCTGAATGCAGACCAAAGCAGTAATGCGGTTATGCAAGTTGACTTCAcgggggacagtgttcagagttggACGGCGGAGTGCCCAATCATACCCGCTCTAGCTCCCACCCCCAAACAGCACCATGGTTTTGACTTTGAGCATTCGGCCCGTGAGGAGAGGATCAACCGTATCAGGGCCAaactgagagagagcgaggctgCCCTCAACAACCTGCGCTCTCCAAGTTGACTGTCTTCAAAGTGGGAAACAATTATTTCTAAGGGCCCTCAGATGTTGAATGCCATGAACGATTATTCCACACACTTTCATTTTTTAAGCGCTGCTAGAACATCCATTCTGTAACTATTATATGAAAAAAATGTTGGAACCCATAAACTTCTCCACTCCTTATCTTCCAAGACCTGTGATCCATCATCTTTGATGGGCAAAAATATTTTACGTTAGAAATAACTCAAATGTAAATTATATAATTTTATTAGAAAATTCAAAAGGACTTTTTACTTTTCGTTTGACTATATCTGATGTGAAAGCAGCGTTTGTTTGATCAAACTTGCCTAGCTATCGAATTTAAAGATTAGTTATTAGAGTTGCAGTTATTCTTTTAGGGCTGGATTCAGACTTTTTTTTACACTTTGATTTACGCAGTTCTCAGTTGTTGGTATTCAGAATTGATGGGCTTTACAGATGTGGCTCCCTTGCACTCACTAAATTATATAATTAAAATACTGAAACCCCTCCCACTTGCTGGGCAACAGATTTTCTTGTTGAGGATTCATTTAAATACGATGTACCTTTTTAAAGCTACAATATGTACATTTTGTGGCGACCAGACCAAATTCTCATAGAAATTTGttttatagatctgtcattctcattgaaagtaaGTCTAAGAAGCAGTTCTGTGCgccatttctatgcttcccgttcgtATGTTTAGAATTTGCgtctttcggttttgtacaccagattCAAACCGCTGACAgctggtttagatggtacaatggttTTCTACACCaaacattgcttgttttgtcacaatcTGAAATAAAGCAAACTTTAAATTTTACCAACCATAAAATGGCAGAGCGGTTTCTGAATATTGCACCTTTAATTAAAATGTTCTTGACATACTCATTAGAATATATTGAGAGAACGAGATCAGAATAGGGATCAATGAAAGACatactgcgttgtcttggctgtgtgcttagggttgttgtgctgttggaaggggaacctttgccacagtgtgaggtcctgagcgctctttagcaggttttcatcaaggatctttctgtactttgctctattCATCTTTCACTTTCacgtctcccagttcctgccactgagaaacatccccacagcatgatgctgccaccaccattctgcacagtagggatggtgccaggtttcctccagacgtgacgcttggcattcagactaAATAGTTcaagcttggtttcatcagaccagagaatcttgtttct contains these protein-coding regions:
- the si:dkeyp-110g5.4 gene encoding uncharacterized protein si:dkeyp-110g5.4 isoform X1, producing the protein MEIWPCRNTNPIKLSASCRRGKMRVIDTLENFEIYIPKEAEVKITSILTLPTSILRRMGVPHSQGGSAKRISSPLATWISPVVIRERGCSPASPTVDTAKINLTSMVTKEPKAAQGPFLIPFVSSSGTAFNVLREFLPSRQNFQQGTDAQIDPLPHGLPPVPHQDAIIIHKGRIFLSIKKAKTIRGKRQHSPDLNNLSSEAPQTTQRQLIFLSPARKSQKKSCPASPKPSPKKPQGKWALLQRFGLTHQVQVKLSRIPQGDIEPQQTAEQGHSAEEDHNTEQDQVIRKLLNANRLLKETPGRCPEQEMELVTQEENKPLNEETQESLSKTANRHPYSSEGFQARGGITSETDDDAEEEPEEEGCHNLGSVKQRRVEDKGKSGAEGQATNGDESEVEDLSVTAVALSDSLPPPEALNADQSSNAVMQVDFTGDSVQSWTAECPIIPALAPTPKQHHGFDFEHSAREERINRIRAKLRESEAALNNLRSPS
- the si:dkeyp-110g5.4 gene encoding uncharacterized protein si:dkeyp-110g5.4 isoform X2, which gives rise to MRVIDTLENFEIYIPKEAEVKITSILTLPTSILRRMGVPHSQGGSAKRISSPLATWISPVVIRERGCSPASPTVDTAKINLTSMVTKEPKAAQGPFLIPFVSSSGTAFNVLREFLPSRQNFQQGTDAQIDPLPHGLPPVPHQDAIIIHKGRIFLSIKKAKTIRGKRQHSPDLNNLSSEAPQTTQRQLIFLSPARKSQKKSCPASPKPSPKKPQGKWALLQRFGLTHQVQVKLSRIPQGDIEPQQTAEQGHSAEEDHNTEQDQVIRKLLNANRLLKETPGRCPEQEMELVTQEENKPLNEETQESLSKTANRHPYSSEGFQARGGITSETDDDAEEEPEEEGCHNLGSVKQRRVEDKGKSGAEGQATNGDESEVEDLSVTAVALSDSLPPPEALNADQSSNAVMQVDFTGDSVQSWTAECPIIPALAPTPKQHHGFDFEHSAREERINRIRAKLRESEAALNNLRSPS